The following are encoded in a window of Kitasatospora fiedleri genomic DNA:
- a CDS encoding ammonium transporter, translating to MLLADSPPTLDSGDTAWLLACTALVLLMTPALALFYGGMVRTKSVLNMIMMSFVSIAVVTAVWLLAGYSLAFGKDAGWGLIGSLDHLGMAGITPDSLTGHVPTLLFATFQLTFAIITAALISGAIADRAKFGSWVAFTAVWTLLVYVPVAHWVFAPDGWVLRDLGALDFAGGTVVEVNCGASGLALALLLGPRLGFKKEAMRPHNLPLVLLGAGLLWFGWFGFNGGSAMGANGLAAAAVLNTQAAGCAGLLGWLVVEKKRDGHATTLGAASGAVAGLVAITPSCGSVDLLGALVVGLAAGLVCCYAVSWKFRLDYDDSLDVVGVHFVAGVIGTLLIGLFATATMTGGPAGLLHGGGIGQLGKQLTAVLVVAGYAFGMTYGIGRAIDRLMGFRAAPEHELTGLDLAVHAETAYDHGVLGHGSATAHASMHPHGAPASDRTRPA from the coding sequence ATGCTCCTCGCTGACTCCCCACCCACCCTGGACAGCGGCGACACCGCCTGGCTGCTGGCCTGCACCGCGCTCGTGCTGCTGATGACCCCGGCCCTGGCGCTGTTCTACGGCGGCATGGTGCGCACCAAGAGCGTGCTCAACATGATCATGATGAGCTTCGTGTCGATCGCCGTGGTCACCGCGGTCTGGCTGCTGGCCGGCTACTCGCTGGCCTTCGGCAAGGACGCCGGCTGGGGCCTGATCGGCTCCCTCGACCACCTCGGCATGGCCGGCATCACCCCGGACAGCCTCACCGGGCACGTCCCCACCCTGCTGTTCGCCACCTTCCAGCTGACCTTCGCGATCATCACCGCCGCGCTGATCTCCGGCGCCATCGCCGACCGGGCCAAGTTCGGCTCCTGGGTGGCCTTCACCGCGGTGTGGACGCTGCTGGTCTACGTGCCCGTCGCGCACTGGGTGTTCGCCCCCGACGGCTGGGTCCTGCGCGACCTCGGCGCCCTCGACTTCGCCGGCGGCACCGTCGTCGAGGTCAACTGCGGCGCCAGCGGCCTGGCCCTGGCCCTGCTGCTCGGCCCGCGCCTGGGCTTCAAGAAGGAGGCCATGCGCCCGCACAACCTGCCGCTGGTGCTGCTCGGCGCGGGCCTGCTCTGGTTCGGCTGGTTCGGCTTCAACGGCGGCTCCGCGATGGGCGCCAACGGCCTGGCCGCCGCCGCGGTCCTCAACACCCAGGCGGCCGGCTGCGCGGGCCTGCTCGGCTGGCTGGTGGTGGAGAAGAAGCGCGACGGCCACGCCACCACCCTCGGCGCCGCCTCCGGCGCGGTCGCCGGACTGGTCGCCATCACCCCCTCCTGCGGCAGCGTCGACCTGCTCGGCGCGCTGGTCGTCGGCCTGGCCGCCGGGCTGGTCTGCTGCTACGCCGTCAGCTGGAAGTTCCGCCTCGACTACGACGACTCGCTGGACGTGGTCGGCGTGCACTTCGTGGCCGGCGTCATCGGCACCCTGCTGATCGGCCTGTTCGCCACCGCCACCATGACCGGCGGCCCCGCCGGACTGCTGCACGGCGGCGGGATCGGCCAGCTCGGCAAGCAGCTGACCGCCGTCCTGGTGGTCGCCGGGTACGCCTTCGGCATGACGTACGGCATCGGCCGGGCGATCGACCGGCTGATGGGCTTCCGGGCCGCGCCCGAGCACGAACTCACCGGCCTGGACCTCGCCGTGCACGCCGAGACCGCGTACGATCACGGCGTCCTGGGCCACGGCTCCGCCACCGCCCACGCCAGCATGCACCCGCACGGTGCGCCCGCCTCCGACAGGACCCGCCCCGCATGA
- a CDS encoding macrolide family glycosyltransferase has protein sequence MSRRAHIAMVGIPAVSHVRPSLEVIRELVARGHRVTYANDPAVAELIAPTGAELVPYPSTLPVADHDWPADAIGAMRVFLEDAIAVLPRLRAHYDADPADLYLYDIGAYAARALAEAQGRPVVQLSPTLVGWEGYREEVGAHLRGLPGADAYFARFAEWLAGSGATTTDVDDFSGRPARAVAMITEAMQPHADRVDRKAVDFVGPCFDLRAEQGGWQRPAGAEKVLLVSLGSAFTRQPEFYRNCLAAFGDLPGWHLVLQIGRHTDPAELGEIPAGVEVHPWLPQRAVLEQADAFVTHAGMGGCGEGLLAGVPMIAVPQAAEQFMNADRLVELGVARRIDTADATPRALRSALAELVADPAVAARSRELSARAKSEGGTARACDLIERQLG, from the coding sequence ATGAGCCGTCGTGCCCACATCGCCATGGTCGGCATCCCGGCCGTCAGCCACGTCCGCCCCAGCCTCGAAGTGATCCGCGAACTCGTGGCCCGCGGCCACCGGGTGACGTACGCCAACGACCCCGCCGTCGCCGAGCTGATCGCCCCCACCGGCGCCGAGCTCGTCCCCTACCCCTCCACCCTCCCGGTCGCCGACCACGACTGGCCGGCGGACGCGATCGGCGCCATGCGCGTCTTCCTGGAGGACGCGATCGCCGTGCTGCCCCGGCTGCGCGCCCACTACGACGCCGACCCGGCCGACCTCTACCTGTACGACATCGGCGCCTACGCGGCCCGGGCGCTCGCCGAGGCGCAGGGCCGGCCGGTCGTCCAGCTCTCGCCGACGCTGGTCGGCTGGGAGGGGTACCGGGAGGAGGTCGGCGCCCACCTGCGCGGCCTCCCGGGGGCGGACGCCTACTTCGCCCGCTTCGCCGAGTGGCTGGCCGGCAGCGGCGCCACCACGACCGACGTGGACGACTTCTCCGGCCGCCCGGCCCGGGCCGTCGCCATGATCACCGAGGCGATGCAGCCGCACGCCGACCGGGTCGACCGGAAGGCGGTGGACTTCGTCGGCCCGTGCTTCGACCTGCGGGCCGAGCAGGGCGGCTGGCAGCGCCCGGCCGGGGCCGAGAAGGTGCTGCTGGTGTCGCTGGGCTCGGCGTTCACCCGGCAGCCGGAGTTCTACCGCAACTGCCTGGCCGCCTTCGGCGACCTGCCCGGCTGGCACCTGGTGCTGCAGATCGGCCGGCACACCGACCCGGCGGAGCTGGGGGAGATCCCGGCCGGGGTCGAGGTGCACCCCTGGCTGCCGCAGCGGGCGGTGCTGGAGCAGGCCGACGCCTTCGTCACGCACGCCGGGATGGGCGGCTGCGGGGAGGGCCTGCTGGCCGGGGTGCCGATGATCGCGGTGCCGCAGGCCGCCGAGCAGTTCATGAACGCCGACCGGCTGGTCGAGCTCGGCGTGGCCCGCCGGATCGACACCGCGGACGCGACGCCGCGGGCGCTCCGCTCGGCGCTGGCCGAGCTGGTCGCGGACCCGGCGGTCGCGGCCCGCTCGCGCGAGCTGAGCGCGCGGGCGAAGTCCGAGGGCGGCACCGCCCGCGCCTGTGACCTGATCGAGCGGCAGCTGGGCTGA
- a CDS encoding acyl-CoA-like ligand-binding transcription factor → MSTDRSAPHAESAPADTVGVPGPRGTEEPAAYDAAPPGAGPSGAGPSREEHGRRDRKARRTREAMAAAALRLTLAHGFAALAVEDVTDAADVSRRTFSRHFGSREDAVLDCLRADFARINEALAARPAAEPPVTAYRAAVAAWLHDPDPEHPAWHRRPGMRDLFVLIDEEPALTAAFRRIAVAEEERSIRLVAARLGLHPETDLRPAVAVGLGVAALHAATRTWVRDPAGDLPTLLDRAFDLAAAEPSD, encoded by the coding sequence ATGAGCACCGACCGGTCCGCGCCGCACGCCGAGTCCGCGCCCGCCGACACCGTGGGCGTCCCCGGGCCGCGCGGCACCGAGGAACCCGCTGCGTACGACGCCGCCCCGCCCGGGGCGGGGCCGTCCGGGGCGGGGCCGTCCCGGGAGGAGCACGGGCGGCGCGACCGCAAGGCCCGCCGCACCCGCGAGGCGATGGCCGCCGCCGCGCTGCGCCTCACCCTGGCGCACGGCTTCGCCGCCCTCGCTGTGGAGGACGTCACGGACGCCGCCGACGTCTCCCGCCGCACCTTCAGCCGCCACTTCGGCTCCCGCGAGGACGCCGTCCTGGACTGCCTGCGCGCCGACTTCGCCCGGATCAACGAGGCGCTCGCCGCCCGGCCCGCCGCCGAACCGCCGGTCACCGCCTACCGGGCCGCCGTCGCCGCCTGGCTGCACGACCCCGACCCCGAGCACCCCGCCTGGCACCGCCGTCCCGGCATGCGCGACCTGTTCGTCCTGATCGACGAGGAGCCCGCCCTGACCGCCGCGTTCCGGCGGATCGCGGTCGCCGAGGAGGAGCGCTCGATCCGGCTGGTCGCCGCCCGGCTCGGCCTGCACCCGGAGACCGACCTGCGGCCCGCCGTCGCCGTCGGCCTCGGGGTGGCCGCCCTGCACGCCGCCACCCGCACCTGGGTGCGCGACCCCGCGGGCGACCTGCCCACCCTGCTCGACCGCGCCTTCGACCTGGCCGCGGCCGAACCCTCGGACTGA
- a CDS encoding carbohydrate binding domain-containing protein: MPLSAPLGGRRLAAAATALAALGLSAGAGLSLAPAATATPPGGKDVTATLFEWKFDSVAKACTDTLGPKGYGSVEVSPAEEHIQGAQWWTSYQPVSYRIAGRLGDRASFQRMVGTCHAAGVKVIADAVINHMSAGSGTGTGGTAYGKYTYPGYYQDQDFHSCRTSISNYGDRSNVQNCELVGLADLNTGSGYVQQTIADYLNDLLSLGVDGFRIDAAKHIAASDLAAIKSKVSNPNAYWVQEVIYGAGEAVQPGEYTGNGDVDEFRSATWLKSAFNGGRISDLQSWGSGLLGSAQARTFVDNWDTERNGSTLTYAYGSAYTLANVFLLADPYGSPNVYSGYAFGGNDDGPPNGGTVNACYQDGWNCTHAWRQVANMVGFRNAVSGTGMTDWWSNDNNAIAFGRGDKGYVAINRESGALTRTFQTSLPAGVYCDVQHGDPVNGGGCTGPTYTVGADGRFTATVGAGDAVALYVGAGGNGATPAPTPSASPSASASASPTGGNSATVFYSTDRNWSAYDLHYAPNGGSWTTVPGVAMDAACTGWVKKTVGLGGATGLATTFNNGNGTWDNNGGGNYALGTGSITVKDGAVGSGDPCAAATASPSTSASASPPTGSGASFAVNATTAVGQNVYLVGDAAGLGGWDTAKALPLSAAAYPVWKLDVALGAGTAIQYKYIRKDAAGNVTWESGANRTATVPATGRITLNDTWRG; encoded by the coding sequence TTGCCCCTCTCCGCCCCCCTCGGCGGCCGGCGCCTCGCCGCCGCCGCCACCGCGCTCGCGGCGCTCGGCCTCTCGGCCGGCGCCGGGCTCTCGCTCGCGCCCGCCGCCACCGCCACCCCGCCCGGCGGCAAGGACGTCACCGCCACCCTGTTCGAGTGGAAGTTCGACTCGGTGGCCAAGGCGTGCACCGACACGCTCGGCCCCAAGGGCTACGGCTCCGTCGAGGTCTCCCCGGCCGAGGAGCACATCCAGGGCGCCCAGTGGTGGACCTCCTACCAGCCCGTCAGCTACCGGATCGCCGGCCGGCTCGGCGACCGCGCCTCGTTCCAGCGCATGGTCGGCACCTGCCACGCCGCGGGCGTCAAGGTGATCGCCGACGCGGTGATCAACCACATGAGCGCGGGCAGCGGCACCGGCACCGGCGGCACCGCGTACGGCAAGTACACCTACCCGGGCTACTACCAGGACCAGGACTTCCACTCCTGCCGGACGTCGATCAGCAACTACGGCGACCGCTCCAACGTGCAGAACTGCGAGCTGGTCGGCCTCGCCGACCTGAACACCGGCTCCGGCTACGTTCAGCAGACCATCGCCGACTACCTGAACGACCTGCTGTCCCTGGGCGTCGACGGCTTCCGGATCGACGCCGCCAAGCACATCGCCGCGAGCGACCTGGCCGCGATCAAGTCCAAGGTGAGCAACCCGAACGCCTACTGGGTGCAGGAGGTCATCTACGGCGCGGGCGAGGCCGTCCAGCCCGGCGAGTACACCGGCAACGGCGACGTGGACGAGTTCCGCTCCGCGACCTGGCTCAAGAGCGCCTTCAACGGCGGGCGGATCTCCGACCTGCAGAGCTGGGGCAGCGGCCTGCTCGGCTCCGCCCAGGCCCGCACCTTCGTCGACAACTGGGACACCGAGCGCAACGGCTCGACCCTGACCTACGCGTACGGCTCCGCCTACACGCTGGCCAACGTCTTCCTGCTGGCCGACCCCTACGGCTCGCCGAACGTCTACTCCGGCTACGCCTTCGGCGGCAACGACGACGGCCCGCCCAACGGCGGCACCGTCAACGCCTGCTACCAGGACGGCTGGAACTGCACCCACGCCTGGCGCCAGGTCGCCAACATGGTCGGCTTCCGCAACGCGGTCTCCGGCACCGGCATGACCGACTGGTGGTCCAACGACAACAACGCGATCGCCTTCGGCCGCGGCGACAAGGGCTACGTGGCGATCAACCGCGAGTCCGGCGCGCTCACCCGGACCTTCCAGACCTCGCTGCCGGCCGGCGTCTACTGCGACGTCCAGCACGGCGACCCGGTGAACGGCGGCGGCTGCACCGGCCCGACCTACACCGTCGGCGCGGACGGCAGGTTCACCGCCACCGTCGGCGCGGGCGACGCGGTCGCCCTGTACGTCGGCGCCGGCGGCAACGGCGCCACGCCCGCCCCCACCCCCTCCGCCTCGCCGTCCGCCTCCGCGTCGGCCTCGCCGACCGGCGGCAACAGCGCCACCGTCTTCTACTCGACGGACCGGAACTGGTCGGCCTACGACCTGCACTACGCGCCCAACGGCGGCAGTTGGACCACCGTCCCCGGCGTGGCCATGGACGCGGCCTGCACCGGCTGGGTGAAGAAGACCGTCGGCCTGGGCGGTGCCACCGGCCTCGCCACCACCTTCAACAACGGCAACGGCACCTGGGACAACAACGGCGGCGGCAACTACGCCCTGGGCACCGGCAGCATCACCGTCAAGGACGGCGCGGTCGGCAGCGGCGACCCGTGCGCCGCCGCCACCGCCTCCCCGTCGACCTCGGCGTCCGCCTCCCCGCCGACCGGCTCCGGCGCCTCCTTCGCGGTCAACGCCACCACCGCGGTCGGCCAGAACGTCTACCTGGTCGGCGACGCGGCCGGGCTGGGCGGCTGGGACACCGCGAAGGCGCTGCCGCTCTCCGCCGCCGCCTACCCGGTGTGGAAGCTGGACGTGGCGCTCGGCGCGGGCACCGCGATCCAGTACAAGTACATCCGCAAGGACGCCGCCGGGAACGTCACCTGGGAGAGCGGCGCCAACCGCACCGCGACCGTCCCGGCCACCGGCCGGATCACGCTGAACGACACCTGGCGCGGCTGA
- a CDS encoding alpha/beta hydrolase, with the protein MLPQPRPAVRRPLAAAALLALAVPLAACGSSGSGADSARAAISTGQNSAAASAAAPPSSAPPKPTKVLMPTGPAAHFSTARDTKAGPILMTTLAGAKSGVSGKVWVWLPPQYDDPAYARTGFPVLTLYAGGQSAGYNTWTDNQLPIQEVDQEMVAQGKAHPFIMIMPVQNLDSDEAKALECADIPGQPKIGTWMSQDVPDFVRANFRTLKGRDGWAVMGASTGAFCSAKLALQHPDVFKAAVPIDGYWNPDSPLWKGHEQERLANSPDQLIAAGAADVRMLATAGGANPYETKLVKNWVAKAKAPTTVEYYEQPGGKHLTSDFKKMIPTTLEWLTANTAGPESD; encoded by the coding sequence GTGCTGCCGCAGCCCCGCCCCGCCGTCCGCCGCCCGTTGGCGGCCGCCGCCCTGCTCGCCCTCGCCGTCCCGCTCGCCGCCTGCGGCAGCTCCGGCAGCGGCGCCGACTCCGCCCGGGCCGCGATCTCCACCGGCCAGAACTCCGCCGCCGCGTCCGCCGCCGCGCCGCCCAGCAGCGCGCCGCCGAAGCCGACCAAGGTGCTGATGCCGACCGGTCCGGCCGCCCACTTCTCCACGGCCCGCGACACCAAGGCCGGTCCGATCCTGATGACCACCCTGGCCGGCGCCAAGTCCGGGGTCAGCGGCAAGGTCTGGGTCTGGCTGCCGCCGCAGTACGACGACCCCGCGTACGCGAGGACCGGCTTCCCGGTGCTGACCCTGTACGCCGGCGGGCAGAGCGCCGGGTACAACACCTGGACCGACAACCAGCTGCCGATCCAGGAGGTCGACCAGGAGATGGTCGCCCAGGGCAAGGCCCACCCGTTCATCATGATCATGCCGGTGCAGAACCTGGACTCCGACGAGGCCAAGGCGCTGGAGTGCGCCGACATCCCCGGCCAGCCGAAGATCGGCACCTGGATGTCCCAGGACGTCCCGGACTTCGTCCGCGCCAACTTCCGCACCCTCAAGGGCCGGGACGGCTGGGCCGTGATGGGCGCCTCCACCGGCGCGTTCTGCAGCGCGAAGCTCGCCCTCCAGCACCCCGACGTGTTCAAGGCCGCGGTGCCGATCGACGGCTACTGGAACCCCGACTCGCCGCTCTGGAAGGGCCACGAGCAGGAGCGCCTGGCCAACAGCCCCGACCAGCTGATCGCCGCCGGCGCCGCCGACGTGCGGATGCTGGCCACCGCGGGCGGCGCCAACCCGTACGAGACCAAGCTGGTGAAGAACTGGGTCGCCAAGGCCAAGGCCCCCACCACCGTGGAGTACTACGAGCAGCCCGGCGGCAAGCACCTCACCTCGGACTTCAAGAAGATGATCCCCACCACGCTGGAGTGGCTGACCGCCAACACCGCCGGACCGGAGTCCGACTGA
- a CDS encoding SDR family oxidoreductase: MGVPCPGTVPRSVRVSQQVAVITGAGSGVGRAVARELASAGWRVVLAGRRADPLTETAAGLGPDRALAVPADVTDERQVEALFDAAAGHFGRIDLLFNNAGMFGPSAPVEEVAAADWRAVVDVNLTGAFLCAQAAFRRMRDQDPQGGRIVNNGSISAHVPRPYAIAYTATKHAVTGLTRALSLEGRPYRIACGQIDIGNAATDMTAGMGAGVRQADGRTAPEPTMDVADVARTVRHMAELPLEANVQFATVMATAMPYIGRG; this comes from the coding sequence ATGGGGGTTCCGTGTCCCGGAACCGTCCCGAGGAGTGTGCGCGTGTCCCAGCAGGTTGCCGTGATCACCGGTGCGGGCAGCGGCGTCGGCCGCGCCGTGGCCCGCGAACTCGCCTCGGCCGGCTGGCGGGTGGTGCTGGCCGGCCGCCGGGCCGACCCGCTGACGGAGACCGCCGCCGGGCTCGGGCCGGACCGCGCGCTGGCGGTGCCCGCCGACGTCACCGACGAGCGGCAGGTGGAGGCGCTGTTCGACGCGGCGGCCGGGCACTTCGGCCGGATCGACCTGCTGTTCAACAACGCCGGGATGTTCGGCCCGTCCGCCCCGGTCGAGGAGGTCGCGGCGGCCGACTGGCGGGCCGTGGTCGACGTCAACCTGACCGGCGCGTTCCTCTGCGCGCAGGCCGCGTTCCGCCGGATGCGGGACCAGGACCCGCAGGGCGGCCGGATCGTCAACAACGGCTCGATCTCCGCCCACGTCCCCCGCCCGTACGCGATCGCCTACACCGCGACCAAGCACGCCGTCACCGGCCTGACCCGCGCCCTGTCGCTGGAGGGCCGCCCGTACCGGATCGCCTGCGGGCAGATCGACATCGGCAACGCGGCCACCGACATGACGGCGGGGATGGGCGCGGGGGTGCGGCAGGCGGACGGGCGGACCGCGCCGGAGCCGACCATGGACGTCGCGGACGTGGCCCGGACGGTGCGCCACATGGCGGAGCTGCCGCTGGAGGCGAACGTCCAGTTCGCCACGGTGATGGCCACCGCGATGCCGTACATCGGCCGCGGCTGA
- a CDS encoding hemerythrin domain-containing protein, with the protein MSRHLLPVGPATAPARQDQAPAAAVEPARVVEPLPFAGLRLVHAAVRRDLARIPQALRLLQPEDRESADALKRHWDFVTAMVTCHHEQQDTRLWPVLRRFAPELRLLLNWLESDHHNLDQCFTRTTTLVGIATRDPASAWPVSYAVEELAARVETHLRIEERQLLPRMAGVFQPGSRIGTLPELLDLLRIADGPSASDALVWLLEGVHPEQVDRLLADCDDETVRHWPHWRDTYARCTDRLWGPTGQ; encoded by the coding sequence ATGTCCCGTCACCTGCTGCCCGTCGGCCCCGCGACCGCCCCTGCCCGACAGGACCAGGCACCCGCCGCGGCGGTCGAACCCGCCCGGGTGGTCGAGCCCCTCCCGTTCGCCGGCCTGCGCCTGGTGCACGCCGCCGTCCGGCGCGACCTGGCCCGCATCCCGCAGGCGCTGCGCCTGCTCCAGCCCGAGGACCGCGAGTCGGCCGACGCGCTCAAGCGGCACTGGGACTTCGTCACCGCCATGGTCACCTGCCACCACGAGCAGCAGGACACCCGGCTCTGGCCGGTGCTGCGCCGCTTCGCGCCCGAGCTGCGGCTGCTGCTCAACTGGCTGGAGTCCGACCACCACAACCTCGACCAGTGCTTCACCCGCACCACCACCCTGGTCGGCATCGCCACCCGCGACCCGGCCAGCGCCTGGCCGGTCTCCTACGCGGTCGAGGAACTGGCCGCCCGGGTGGAGACCCACCTGCGGATCGAGGAGCGCCAGCTGCTGCCCCGGATGGCGGGCGTCTTCCAGCCCGGCTCCCGGATCGGCACCCTGCCCGAACTGCTCGACCTGCTGCGGATCGCCGACGGCCCGTCCGCGTCCGACGCCCTGGTGTGGCTGCTGGAGGGCGTCCACCCGGAGCAGGTCGACCGGCTGCTCGCCGACTGCGACGACGAGACGGTCCGCCACTGGCCGCACTGGCGCGACACGTACGCCCGCTGCACCGACCGGCTGTGGGGGCCGACCGGGCAGTAG
- a CDS encoding P-II family nitrogen regulator: MKLITAVVKPFKLDEVKTALQELGVHGLTVTEASGYGRQHGHTEVYRGAEYRIDLVPKVRIEVVVEDEDAERVTDAIVAAARTGKIGDGKVWVVPVDGIVRVRTGERGPDAV, translated from the coding sequence ATGAAGCTGATCACCGCCGTCGTCAAGCCGTTCAAGCTGGACGAGGTCAAGACCGCGTTGCAGGAGCTCGGCGTGCACGGGCTGACCGTCACCGAGGCCAGCGGCTACGGGCGGCAGCACGGGCACACCGAGGTGTACCGGGGCGCGGAGTACCGGATCGACCTGGTGCCGAAGGTCCGGATCGAGGTGGTGGTGGAGGACGAGGACGCCGAGCGGGTCACCGACGCGATCGTGGCCGCCGCCCGGACCGGGAAGATCGGCGACGGCAAGGTCTGGGTGGTGCCGGTGGACGGCATCGTCCGGGTCCGCACCGGCGAGCGCGGGCCGGACGCGGTCTGA
- a CDS encoding M4 family metallopeptidase, producing MSRRTHARVSMAALAATTALLVTAIPVAVAQAAPAAPSQTGQVASQQAVAGHAQLLSDASSRSATFAQDLGLGSAEKLVVKDASKDADGTQHFRYERTYNGLPVLGGDLIVHQAANGTTKSVDRASSATLTGLSTTPKLAAAKGQATALAAQSGSALETAPRLVVWAADNSPRLAWETVVSGVQEDGTPSKLHVVTDATTGDVIQKWEGIETGTGNGVFVGNVTLGTSQSGSNYQLKDPTRGNMYTTNLNNGTSGTGTLYSKTTDTWGDGTVSNKESAAVDAHYGVASTWDYYKNTFGRNGIRNDGVGAYSRVHYGSNYVNAFWDDSCFCMTYGDGSGNTHPLTELDVAGHEMTHGVTSNTAGLNYSGESGGLNESTSDVFGTMVEFYANLPTDNPDYLIGELININGDGTPLRYMDKPSKDGSSADSWSSTVGNKDVHYSSGVGNHAFYLLAEGSGAKTINGVSYNSPTVNSITVTGIGRDKAAAIWYRALTTYWTSTTNYASARAGMLSAATDLYGAGSAEYNATATAWAAVNVGSLPSTGGPTVTSPGNQSTALNGSVNLQIAATGGTAPLTYSATGLPTGLSINASTGKITGTATAAGTYNVTVTAKDAANKTGTASFTWTVTSGGGTGCTPAQLLGNPGFETGTASPWTATSGVVNNSTSQAAHSGSWKAWLDGYGSAHTDSITQTVTIPAGCSATLSYWLHVDTAETTTSTAYDKLTVTVNGTSVASYSNLDKATGYTQKSINLSAYAGQTVTVKFNAVEDSSLQTSFVIDDTAIQTS from the coding sequence AGACCGGCCAGGTCGCCTCCCAGCAGGCGGTGGCCGGCCACGCCCAGCTGCTCTCCGACGCGAGCAGCCGCTCGGCGACGTTCGCCCAGGACCTGGGCCTGGGCTCGGCCGAGAAGCTCGTGGTCAAGGACGCGTCCAAGGACGCCGACGGCACCCAGCACTTCCGCTACGAGCGGACCTACAACGGACTCCCGGTGCTCGGCGGCGACCTGATCGTCCACCAGGCCGCCAACGGCACCACCAAGAGCGTCGACCGGGCCTCCTCGGCCACGCTGACCGGCCTGTCCACCACCCCCAAGCTCGCCGCCGCCAAGGGCCAGGCCACCGCGCTGGCCGCCCAGTCCGGCTCCGCCCTGGAGACCGCGCCCCGCCTGGTGGTCTGGGCCGCCGACAACAGCCCGCGGCTGGCCTGGGAGACCGTGGTCTCCGGCGTCCAGGAGGACGGCACCCCGAGCAAGCTCCACGTGGTCACCGACGCCACCACCGGCGACGTGATCCAGAAGTGGGAGGGCATCGAGACCGGCACCGGCAACGGCGTCTTCGTCGGCAACGTCACCCTCGGCACCTCGCAGTCGGGCTCCAACTACCAGCTCAAGGACCCGACCCGCGGCAACATGTACACCACCAACCTGAACAACGGGACCAGCGGCACCGGCACGCTGTACTCGAAGACCACCGACACCTGGGGCGACGGCACCGTCTCCAACAAGGAGTCCGCGGCCGTCGACGCCCACTACGGCGTCGCGTCCACCTGGGACTACTACAAGAACACCTTCGGCCGCAACGGCATCCGCAACGACGGCGTCGGCGCGTACAGCCGGGTCCACTACGGCAGCAACTACGTCAACGCGTTCTGGGACGACAGCTGCTTCTGCATGACCTACGGCGACGGCTCGGGCAACACCCACCCGCTGACCGAACTCGACGTCGCGGGCCACGAGATGACGCACGGCGTCACCTCCAACACCGCGGGCCTGAACTACTCGGGCGAGTCCGGCGGCCTGAACGAGTCCACCTCGGACGTGTTCGGCACGATGGTCGAGTTCTACGCGAACCTGCCCACCGACAACCCGGACTACCTGATCGGCGAGCTGATCAACATCAACGGCGACGGCACGCCGCTGCGCTACATGGACAAGCCCTCCAAGGACGGCTCCTCCGCCGACAGCTGGTCCTCCACCGTCGGCAACAAGGACGTCCACTACTCGTCCGGCGTCGGCAACCACGCCTTCTACCTGCTGGCCGAGGGCAGCGGCGCCAAGACCATCAACGGCGTCAGCTACAACTCGCCCACCGTCAACAGCATCACCGTCACCGGCATCGGCCGGGACAAGGCCGCGGCGATCTGGTACCGGGCACTGACCACGTACTGGACCTCCACCACCAACTACGCCAGCGCCCGGGCCGGCATGCTCTCCGCCGCCACCGACCTGTACGGCGCCGGCTCCGCCGAGTACAACGCCACCGCCACCGCCTGGGCCGCCGTCAACGTCGGCTCGCTGCCCAGCACCGGCGGGCCGACCGTCACCAGCCCCGGCAACCAGTCGACCGCGCTGAACGGCTCGGTCAACCTGCAGATCGCGGCCACCGGCGGCACCGCGCCGCTGACCTACTCGGCCACCGGCCTGCCCACCGGCCTGTCGATCAACGCCTCCACCGGCAAGATCACCGGCACCGCCACCGCGGCCGGCACCTACAACGTGACCGTCACCGCCAAGGACGCCGCCAACAAGACCGGCACCGCCTCCTTCACCTGGACCGTCACCTCCGGCGGCGGCACCGGCTGCACCCCGGCCCAGCTGCTCGGCAACCCCGGCTTCGAGACCGGCACCGCCAGCCCCTGGACCGCCACCTCCGGCGTGGTCAACAACTCCACCTCGCAGGCCGCCCACAGCGGTTCCTGGAAGGCCTGGCTGGACGGCTACGGCTCCGCCCACACCGACAGCATCACCCAGACCGTCACCATCCCGGCCGGCTGCTCCGCCACGCTGAGCTACTGGCTGCACGTCGACACCGCGGAGACCACCACCTCCACCGCGTACGACAAGCTGACCGTCACCGTCAACGGCACCTCGGTCGCCTCGTACTCCAACCTCGACAAGGCCACCGGCTACACCCAGAAGAGCATCAACCTGTCGGCCTACGCGGGCCAGACCGTCACGGTGAAGTTCAACGCGGTCGAGGACTCCTCGCTGCAGACCTCCTTCGTGATCGACGACACCGCGATCCAGACCAGCTGA